TCATTCTCTTCGGTCTTGAAGCCTCGCCCGCTGTATCAAAGGCAGACCGCGGCGCCGTCTGCACAAGAGTATGATTGACTAGGAAACTTTCCTGATATAGTTTCCTTGTCAATCACTGGAGAGCCCCATGCCGTCAATCCAACCCGCGTCGGACTTGACCGCCCATCTCGGCTACTGGCTACGCCACGTCTCCAACCACGTCTCGCAAGCCTTTGCCCGCAAGGTTGAGGCGCATGGTGTGACGGTGGCGGAATGGGTGCTGATGCGCCATCTGCTGGAGGACGAAGCCCTTGCTCCGAGCCGTCTGGCTGAGCGTATGGGCATGACACGCGGCGCCATCTCAAAGCTGGCCGACCGGCTGATCGCCAAATCGATGCTGGTGCGCGTCGCCGATCCGGAGGACGGGCGGGCCCAGACGCTTTCACTCGCGTCCGCTGGCCGCGCCCTTGTGCCGAAACTGGCGGCGCTGGCCGACCTCAACGATGCCGAATTCTTCGATCACCTGGCACCGGATGACCGCGCGGTTCTGCTCTGCACCCTGCGGGAGATCGTAGAGAAACACGGTCTCAAATCCATGCCCGTCGATTGATGACGGACACCCTCACATCTCACCACGAAAGGACACTGACATGACGACCAAATGGGAAAATGTGGCCCGCACTTGCCTTGAGGGCGCGGAATCGGGCACCATGACCTTCCCGCAGATCGTCGGCACACTGATCGAGGCCGGCTTCGACGGCTATGCGGTCGATTTGCGCCGCGCCACCGCCATCTATTACCTCCGGACGGCGAAGCCGTCGAACTGGAAGCAACGCGGACCAAACCGGTCGCCCAGCTTTTCGACTCGGCCACGGTCAAGGAAGCGATCAGCGAGGCCGAGGCCCTGGTGCCGGGCTACACCTACAAGGGCTTCTGCGCCAAGGTGGCCGGGGCGGGCTGCGCGGGCTACCTGGTCTCATTTCTGGGCAAGCGGGTGCTTTACTACGGCCGCACCGGCGAGACCCACACCGAGTATTTTCCCGGGACGCAGCCGGCGGCCAAATCATGAAGCCCACCGGCATCATGGAGGGCGGAATTATACCCGCACTCTTCCTCGGCCCTGCCGCTTGTCCTGCGCTGGGTGACCGGCAATTCGTTTGAGCGAGTCGCTCGGTTTAATCTC
Above is a window of Allorhizobium ampelinum S4 DNA encoding:
- a CDS encoding MarR family winged helix-turn-helix transcriptional regulator → MPSIQPASDLTAHLGYWLRHVSNHVSQAFARKVEAHGVTVAEWVLMRHLLEDEALAPSRLAERMGMTRGAISKLADRLIAKSMLVRVADPEDGRAQTLSLASAGRALVPKLAALADLNDAEFFDHLAPDDRAVLLCTLREIVEKHGLKSMPVD